A genomic segment from Alistipes senegalensis JC50 encodes:
- a CDS encoding family 65 glycosyl hydrolase domain-containing protein, with amino-acid sequence MQRNRLNLVTDPWRIVEADFDPARVEAAESLFALGNGVMGGRANFEERYSGPSLQGNYIGGVYYPDKTRVGWWKNGYPEYFAKVLNAAFWIGVDVGIDGEPLDLATVAEVKSFYRETDMRRSVLTRRMTVTMCNGAEVAVEATRFLSLTRRELGVIRYAVTPLNRAAAITFSPHIDADVRNADANYDEKFWEPVLTDGDVTQSRTRKSGFEAAWAQAVELEGAEFRCETQPEKVRHTAAVRCDAGRTATLYKYAGICSSLNHAPADLAAAARAVAADGLRTGFDALLKEQEEAWAARWHGCDIVIGGDPAAQQGIRFCIFMLLQTYTGVDTRLNIGPKGFTGEKYGGVTYWDTEAYCLPFYMATAGQAVARELLVYRYNQLDKAIENAAKLGFRDGAALYPMVTINGEECHNEWEITFEEIHRNGAIAYAIHNYIRYTGDEGYLADCGLEVLVGIARFWAQRITWSEARRKYVLLGVTGPNEYENNVNNNWYTSYIACWSMRYAARAARWVRENRPADYARICAKRAFDEAAETAVWHRIADNMYLGEDRELGIFLQQDSYLDKEQTLVADLDPAERPINQKWSWDRILRSCFIKQADVLQGLYFFGEEFDLDTLRRNFYFYEPRTVHESSLSPCVHAVLAARLGDLEKAVEMYLRTARLDLDDYNREVAEGCHVTSMAGSWLSVVEGFGGMRVRDGVLSFDPRLPETWESLSFKVNFRGRVLTVKVTRTAVEVSNEGDPVEIALCRRRVLVEEKVIMNSES; translated from the coding sequence ATGCAGAGAAATAGACTGAATCTCGTCACAGACCCCTGGCGGATCGTCGAGGCCGATTTCGACCCCGCGCGGGTCGAGGCCGCCGAATCGCTCTTCGCGCTGGGCAACGGCGTCATGGGCGGCCGCGCCAATTTCGAGGAACGCTACTCGGGGCCGTCGCTTCAGGGCAACTACATCGGCGGGGTCTATTACCCCGACAAGACCCGCGTGGGGTGGTGGAAGAACGGCTACCCGGAGTATTTCGCCAAGGTGCTCAATGCGGCCTTCTGGATCGGGGTGGATGTCGGGATCGACGGCGAGCCGCTCGACCTGGCGACCGTCGCGGAGGTGAAGAGCTTTTACCGCGAGACGGACATGCGCCGTTCGGTGCTGACGCGCCGCATGACGGTCACGATGTGCAACGGCGCCGAAGTCGCCGTCGAGGCGACGCGCTTCCTGTCGCTGACGCGCCGCGAACTGGGCGTCATCCGCTATGCCGTCACGCCGCTGAACCGCGCCGCCGCGATCACCTTCTCGCCCCATATCGACGCCGACGTGCGCAACGCCGACGCCAACTACGACGAAAAGTTCTGGGAGCCGGTCCTCACCGACGGCGACGTTACGCAGAGCCGCACCCGTAAGAGCGGTTTCGAAGCCGCATGGGCGCAGGCCGTGGAGCTCGAAGGCGCGGAGTTCCGCTGCGAAACGCAGCCCGAGAAGGTCCGTCATACCGCCGCGGTGCGCTGCGACGCGGGCCGCACGGCCACATTATATAAATATGCGGGTATCTGCTCGTCGCTCAACCATGCCCCTGCGGACCTCGCCGCCGCTGCGCGTGCCGTCGCCGCCGACGGACTGCGGACGGGCTTCGACGCCCTGCTGAAAGAACAGGAGGAGGCGTGGGCGGCCCGCTGGCACGGGTGCGACATCGTGATCGGGGGCGACCCTGCGGCCCAGCAGGGCATCCGCTTCTGCATCTTCATGCTCCTGCAAACCTACACCGGGGTGGACACCCGCCTGAACATCGGGCCCAAGGGCTTCACGGGCGAGAAATACGGTGGCGTCACCTACTGGGACACCGAGGCTTACTGCCTGCCGTTCTACATGGCCACCGCAGGGCAGGCTGTGGCGCGCGAACTGCTGGTCTACCGCTACAATCAGCTGGACAAGGCCATCGAGAACGCTGCCAAACTGGGGTTCCGCGACGGTGCGGCGTTGTATCCGATGGTCACGATCAACGGCGAGGAGTGCCACAACGAGTGGGAGATCACCTTCGAGGAGATCCACCGCAACGGCGCCATCGCCTATGCCATCCATAACTATATCCGTTATACGGGTGACGAGGGCTACCTCGCCGACTGCGGACTGGAGGTCCTCGTGGGCATCGCGCGCTTCTGGGCCCAGCGCATCACGTGGTCCGAAGCGCGGCGGAAATACGTCCTGCTGGGCGTCACCGGCCCCAACGAATACGAGAACAACGTCAATAACAACTGGTACACCTCCTATATCGCCTGCTGGTCGATGCGCTACGCCGCCCGGGCTGCCCGATGGGTGCGCGAGAATCGCCCTGCGGACTATGCGCGCATCTGTGCGAAACGGGCGTTCGACGAGGCCGCCGAGACGGCTGTGTGGCACCGCATCGCCGACAACATGTATCTCGGCGAGGATCGGGAGCTGGGCATTTTTCTCCAGCAGGACAGCTATCTGGACAAGGAGCAGACGCTCGTGGCGGACCTCGACCCGGCCGAGCGCCCCATCAATCAGAAGTGGTCGTGGGACCGCATCCTGCGCTCGTGCTTCATCAAGCAGGCGGATGTTCTGCAAGGGCTCTATTTCTTCGGCGAGGAGTTCGACCTCGACACGCTCCGCCGCAACTTCTATTTCTACGAACCGCGCACCGTCCACGAATCGTCGCTCTCTCCCTGCGTCCATGCCGTCCTCGCCGCGCGCCTCGGCGACCTGGAAAAAGCGGTCGAAATGTACCTGCGCACGGCGCGGCTGGACCTTGACGACTACAACCGCGAGGTCGCCGAAGGGTGCCACGTCACCTCGATGGCCGGGTCGTGGCTCTCGGTGGTTGAGGGCTTCGGGGGCATGCGCGTCCGCGACGGCGTGTTGTCGTTCGATCCGCGGCTGCCCGAGACGTGGGAGTCGCTCTCCTTCAAGGTCAATTTCCGGGGCCGCGTGCTCACCGTGAAGGTCACGCGCACGGCCGTCGAGGTTTCGAACGAGGGCGATCCCGTCGAAATCGCTCTCTGCCGCCGCCGCGTCCTCGTGGAGGAAAAAGTAATTATGAATTCTGAATCGTGA
- a CDS encoding alpha-amylase family glycosyl hydrolase: MDCFWPRAVLYEMNVRQLTPEGTLRAAAAKLPFLKDLGVDAVWLMPIYPIGEAGRKGSLGSYYSIRDYCAVNPEMGTMADFDAFVAEAHRLGLKVLLDWVANHTARDARWIDEAPASWYERDASGEPAVPWDWSDTAKLNYADRDVWRAQGDAMEFWITQHAVDGFRCDMAMLVPVDFWNEVSRRLRRTKPDLFMLAEAEERNLFEEGAFDACYAWEMHHLMNDVARQRVRVTALRDYIYADRGRYPDSAMRLAFTSNHDENSWNGSEFARLGDAREIMAVFTFVVPRGLPLIYTGQEIGYDHSFAFFDRDPIPSYASNAFTEFYRRLTALRHGNPALAAGERGGAMVEIRNNAEDCLMTFVRETGGNRVVAVMNLSPYAIHADYYTGIYAGMYTDAMTGEPFELRGRVEEDMAPWSYRILTR, translated from the coding sequence ATGGATTGTTTCTGGCCCCGGGCCGTTCTCTATGAAATGAACGTGCGCCAGCTCACGCCCGAAGGCACGCTGCGCGCCGCCGCCGCGAAACTCCCTTTCCTGAAAGATCTGGGCGTCGATGCCGTGTGGCTCATGCCGATCTATCCCATCGGCGAGGCCGGGCGCAAAGGCTCGCTGGGCTCCTACTATTCGATCCGCGACTATTGCGCCGTGAATCCCGAGATGGGCACGATGGCCGATTTCGACGCTTTCGTCGCCGAAGCCCACCGCCTCGGGCTGAAGGTCCTGCTCGACTGGGTGGCCAACCATACGGCCCGCGACGCCCGGTGGATCGACGAGGCGCCCGCCTCGTGGTACGAGCGCGACGCTTCGGGAGAGCCTGCCGTGCCGTGGGACTGGTCCGACACCGCGAAACTCAACTACGCCGACCGCGACGTATGGCGGGCGCAGGGCGACGCTATGGAGTTCTGGATCACGCAGCACGCCGTCGATGGCTTCCGCTGCGACATGGCGATGCTGGTGCCCGTCGATTTTTGGAACGAGGTGTCGCGGCGTCTGCGGCGGACGAAGCCCGATCTGTTCATGCTGGCCGAGGCCGAGGAGCGGAATCTCTTCGAGGAGGGGGCTTTCGACGCCTGCTATGCCTGGGAGATGCACCACCTGATGAACGATGTCGCCCGGCAGCGGGTGCGCGTCACGGCGCTGCGCGACTACATCTACGCCGACCGCGGCCGTTATCCCGATTCGGCCATGCGGCTCGCGTTCACCTCGAACCACGACGAAAATTCGTGGAACGGCTCCGAGTTCGCCCGTCTGGGCGACGCCCGCGAGATCATGGCGGTCTTCACGTTCGTCGTGCCGCGGGGGCTGCCGCTGATCTATACCGGTCAGGAGATCGGCTACGACCATTCGTTCGCCTTCTTCGACCGCGATCCGATTCCGTCCTACGCTTCCAACGCTTTCACGGAGTTCTACCGCCGTCTCACGGCCTTGCGGCACGGCAATCCGGCCCTTGCCGCCGGGGAGCGGGGCGGGGCGATGGTCGAGATTCGCAACAACGCCGAGGACTGCCTGATGACCTTTGTCCGCGAGACCGGCGGCAACCGGGTCGTGGCGGTGATGAACCTCTCGCCCTACGCCATCCATGCCGACTACTATACGGGCATCTACGCCGGGATGTACACCGATGCCATGACGGGCGAACCTTTCGAACTCCGGGGCCGCGTCGAGGAGGATATGGCGCCGTGGAGCTACCGGATACTGACACGCTGA
- a CDS encoding SGNH/GDSL hydrolase family protein — MRKTFCLLAALLLAAGPAGASGDGAGKNRECAAGMNLMRNQWSGKRVAFLGDSITDERHVGTTKNYWQYLSEMLGIVPFVYGINGHQWSDVLGQARKLYAERGDAVDAVVVFAGTNDFNAGVPLGEWYEVREAECPMPGPSVGTRMRRTPSADTGTLCGRINAVLAFLKEHYPTKQVILLTPLHRGYARFSDRNVQPDESYPNRLGLYADAYVAKIREAGSVWAVPVIDLNSISGLYPVADSHVRYFSDGQTDRLHPNAAGHERMAKALAYQLLAFPACFD, encoded by the coding sequence ATGCGAAAAACGTTTTGTCTGCTGGCGGCCCTGCTGCTGGCGGCGGGGCCTGCGGGAGCCTCGGGCGACGGAGCCGGAAAGAACCGGGAGTGCGCCGCCGGAATGAACCTCATGCGGAATCAATGGTCCGGCAAGCGGGTCGCCTTTCTCGGCGATTCGATCACGGACGAACGCCATGTCGGCACGACGAAAAACTACTGGCAGTATCTGTCCGAGATGCTGGGCATCGTGCCTTTCGTCTACGGAATCAACGGACACCAGTGGTCCGATGTGCTGGGGCAGGCCCGGAAGCTGTATGCCGAGCGGGGCGACGCCGTGGATGCCGTCGTCGTCTTTGCCGGGACCAACGATTTCAATGCCGGCGTGCCGCTGGGCGAGTGGTACGAGGTCCGGGAGGCGGAGTGCCCGATGCCGGGTCCCTCCGTGGGGACGCGGATGCGCCGCACGCCTTCGGCGGACACCGGGACCCTCTGCGGACGGATCAACGCCGTGCTGGCCTTTCTCAAAGAGCACTATCCGACCAAGCAGGTCATCCTGCTCACGCCGCTTCACCGCGGTTATGCGCGTTTCAGCGACCGGAACGTCCAGCCCGACGAATCATACCCCAACCGGCTGGGGCTCTATGCCGACGCCTATGTCGCCAAAATCCGCGAGGCCGGGAGCGTCTGGGCGGTTCCGGTGATCGACCTCAACAGCATCAGCGGTCTTTATCCCGTCGCCGATTCGCATGTCCGTTATTTCAGCGACGGGCAGACCGACCGTCTGCATCCCAACGCCGCGGGTCACGAGCGTATGGCCAAAGCCCTGGCGTATCAGTTGCTGGCGTTCCCGGCCTGTTTCGACTGA